The genomic interval gaatGACACGTCTCCAGCTCCGCGCTTCAAAGCATTTACTGGACGTTAGCGGCTGATACAGCCGGCCACTAGGGGGAGATCCAGATGTTTGGGCTTCACTGTTTGGGAGCTGtcaagttgacatctttatataaagtctatggtttgttcatcagctgatcaaactttaatttacgagcctgttttcttcttcatctgtaACTATCACCAGAGAAGATCAATAACTCTGCGTATTATTCTCATGTGGTTATTATTCTGCTCCGTGTGCTGATCTTACCCCTTCTTCCACATCTgtcacttcctctcttcctgtcaccaCTGCAGCCGACTGTCCCAGCTCCATCATCAGTGTCGGGGACGTAGGCGTTTCCCCCCCCGCCGCCATAATTATCGGCGTGATTGAATCCGACTGTCGCAACGATGGGACGACCTTAATCTGTAGCGGTGGAGGAGCGGTGGCAGCAGCTGCGCCCCCGCCTCGTGGCTTGGcctgcagaggtggaggagcctGGGCGTGCACCATCTGCTGCAGCCGAGGCGGAGGCGGCGTGCTCTGcatctgctgcagaggaggcgGCTGGCGTGGCGACGAGGCGGCCGTCGCCGTGACCGATACGGCGCCAGAGGGCAACTGCGTCTGTTTGATGATGATCTTTGTGACGGTGGGGGGGTTCGGGGCAGCAGGTAGAGGTTGGGGTTTGTTGGCGCCGGTGCGGGAGCGCGTGGTGACCTGGGGCAGGTCCAGGATGATGTTGGAGGTGCAGATGTTGGTGATGGTGTTCTCCTCTGGGTTGTAATGCTGGGACCTGGTGGGGCGGGGGGCGAGGGTGGGGGCAGGTGCGGCTGTGACTGATGGAGCCGGAGGTGGAGGCGAGGGGGCAGTGTCCATGACTTCAATGGGAGCCTtcggagaggaggatgaagacacacaggaaaaacaTGTGAATGACTACATATAACTTCAGAATTAAAGTCGTAGAATCTAAACACTGGAATGTTTGAGCAACTTTAATCAAGTATTTACAAAAATCATGGGAGACCAGAGATATATCGTCAGATGTAACCGATTTATAATCTTTTAAtcaagagaacacacacactgaacgaTTTTAACAACGAGACACATTAACTCATTGTGTCACCATCTTTTCTACTGTCCCACTGGTGCAGGAGACAAAAGTCCTTCTGACACAGTAGGACGCCGTTAGAAGGACACTGTCAGATCACTCTCACGAGCTATTGAGGATTTCTGTTCACTCCCCAATCGCTGCTCTCCCCAATTTCTAATCCTAAATATCAAGCATTGATATTAGCAATGATTCCTGACAAATGCCGctatcaaacctttatgacaaaAAGATGTAATTGTCATTAGATTTAAAGTCATTAGAGGGTTTCGTATGAAAAGTGGGAATATTCAGATTGAGGAAACACTCACCTGAGAACTGTGGCCGGCTTTGTACTCCGCCAGCGCTTTCAAGTAATCCCTCTTTGCCGCTTCGTTTTTCCTCTTGTAAACCTGAAGTAAATAAATCATGATGGGAGAATTATGCTCcaacatttgtgttgtgtttaaatcTCACCACATGTTGATGAGCTCATATCTGCTACTGAGTAGTTTTAAAGACACATTGAGCTGAGAATATCTTATTTTGTCTTATTACAACAcctcaataaaaacactgtatcTGGAAGTCGACCCAAGCAGGACTTTCTCCGTTTCCGTCTTACCTGTTTCTGCTCCTCCCCCAGGCTGTCCCACATGGACGCCACGATCTTAGAGACTTCTCCAAACGTAGCGTTGGGATTTTGTCCTTTAATCGCCGCCTGCGTGTCCCTGAAGAACAACGCGTAGGCCGAAACCGGTTTCTGAGGCTCGTTGGGGTCTTTCTGAGGCTTCGGCGTCttccctcctgctcttcctgttTTCTGAACGAAGGCTGGAGACATGCTGGCGGTCAGGGTGGAGAAAGGCGAATCGGACATGGAGGGGTCGAGGGAGATGACCCCGGGGGAGACGGCCAGGGAGACCGGAGATTCAACCAGGACGCTCTGAATGTGAGGGGACGAGATGGAAACTGCATTAATTGTTGTGGATGAACCAGTGAACTGAGCAGAACAGTCAGCAGCTTAGCTTAGCTTCTCCTGCGGAGGTTGGAGGGGACCACAAACTGATGAAACACACATTCGTGAGTTTAACATTTGAGGAGGACAGTTGGTTCAGATTTGCGTCTTCCTGGAAAGAGCAGTGATGAAttaaatatgagcagaatacGAGTCAAAAACTAACTGAACTAACAAATAACAGCGTTTGTGAAGGACTTCATATCTTATGGTGAAGAGCTGATCGGGAAAAGGGGCTTAAAGACTCACTCGTCTAAAATCGTCCATGTCGTCATCCTGGAGTGAGCTGGTGGGCGACGCCGTGGCCGACAGCGGGTGTTCAGGCGAATGGGAGCGTTGTAGTATGTTGCCGCCTCCCAACCCGAGCCCCAGCTGAGCGCTGAGCTCTGACTGGTCTATGGTGGTCAGCTGGTTGGAGCCCAGCAAGCCCTGGCTCATGTCCCCCAGTGGGACGTCGATGGTCACTGGAGACGAGCTGCTGAACTGAGAGCTGATGGGATGGCCGAGATCCTGCACAAGTGAAGAAGACAGGAGCAGAACGCGTGAGTGGATTTCATTTAATGTTTAAGAGAGAACGTTGGAACTTCCCGCGCTGCTCACCATTCCCAACGAGGACCCCAACAGAGCACCTCCTCCCGACTGGTTCATGACGCCCAGACTCAGGTGCTCCAGCCCCTGCGAGGGGGCGTTCACAAAGGTGGAGGCGAACGAGGGGTCATCCCCTTCCACCACGGCGTTCCCGGGGGCCACCCCACTGTCAGAGGGCCCGGTGTCCGACAGCTCCCCAAACTGGGACACCACATCGGACACGGTGAGGGCCGAGTCCGGGTCCAAAGAGATGGGGGGGATCTCGAACTCCTCATCGCCGAGGCTGGGAGTGTGGAAGGTCTGGGGGAGAGCGGTGGATTATCACTTTGGTTTCACTGCAGGAATCAACATTTAATCGAATGTCAATTTAAGTGAAGCAGGATCAAGTAAAGAAAGACGGAGCTGAACCAGGCCCCagtcccccccccgcccccctcctaCACCCGTGTTACTCACGGCTGCACAATGTGCTGGAGGCTGAACGACGCAGGAATATTGTACTGGTGGCTGCGATATTACTTGCAAATATGTACACAAACCCAGCACAGCAGATTTAGACCCGTTTCAGACTGGTGGTCATCACTTAAGGGAACGGAGCAGGTAGGATATTGTTGATATGGTCATTCCTGCTAAATGTAATGCTTCTGTCCGGTGTAGTGATAAAAAAATTGCTTAAAAGATTTATAATAAACCCGAAGACGACATGAAGTGAAGCtgaatcatctggatcgccccctgctggctggttttacaatataaaataaaccatcagacgggacatggaccaaatcaaaaagtcaaagtagtcGTCAAAGACATTTTTCCAAAAGTTAGTTCTAATCCCACTGACACATTTTATCACTTCAtttcacagttttgtcattATGTCCAAAACCAGTGGGAACTACACAGACTTCTGGTTTTAAGTGGAACTGGGAGTGTGAAGTTTCCCTTGTTCCCATCATCAtcaatttgaaaacacaaaacaaaggagTTTCCACCGACATGTATCGTAAACATCAATCACATGAATATTCACAGCAGGAAGTTCGTTTCCCATTCAGATCTAACGAGCAGATACTTCATTAGAAGTAACACTGTGGGAAACATCCTGGAAGTTGACGGGTAAATATCGAATATCGGGAAAAAAATAACGTTAAATGAACTTTAAAGAACGAGACATGTAAATTAAAGCGTTTAACGACTATACTTTAAAAAGACGAGTGTGAGGAAAAACAAGTGTTTAAAACAGTTCATACTCCACCAGCAGGTCCAGCGAGGTTGAAGAGGTCAATGGGTTTAGTGGCACACTAAAAGACGTGAGTATGTCA from Hippoglossus stenolepis isolate QCI-W04-F060 chromosome 23, HSTE1.2, whole genome shotgun sequence carries:
- the tox4b gene encoding TOX high mobility group box family member 4b isoform X2 → MEFPGGSDNYLTISGSGHPFLSSAETFHTPSLGDEEFEIPPISLDPDSALTVSDVVSQFGELSDTGPSDSGVAPGNAVVEGDDPSFASTFVNAPSQGLEHLSLGVMNQSGGGALLGSSLGMDLGHPISSQFSSSSPVTIDVPLGDMSQGLLGSNQLTTIDQSELSAQLGLGLGGGNILQRSHSPEHPLSATASPTSSLQDDDMDDFRRSVLVESPVSLAVSPGVISLDPSMSDSPFSTLTASMSPAFVQKTGRAGGKTPKPQKDPNEPQKPVSAYALFFRDTQAAIKGQNPNATFGEVSKIVASMWDSLGEEQKQVYKRKNEAAKRDYLKALAEYKAGHSSQAPIEVMDTAPSPPPPAPSVTAAPAPTLAPRPTRSQHYNPEENTITNICTSNIILDLPQVTTRSRTGANKPQPLPAAPNPPTVTKIIIKQTQLPSGAVSVTATAASSPRQPPPLQQMQSTPPPPRLQQMVHAQAPPPLQAKPRGGGAAAATAPPPLQIKVVPSLRQSDSITPIIMAAGGETPTSPTLMMELGQSAAVVTGREEVTDVEEGMEVEVNVAPGPSLTPASSPNTCMRAGCTNPAVESTDWDKDYCSNECVATHCRDVFMAWCAIRGRNFTTVT
- the tox4b gene encoding TOX high mobility group box family member 4b isoform X1; amino-acid sequence: MDLNFYSDLTDGTGQHDGDPEFLDPQSFNGFDSDNKFPGGSDNYLTISGSGHPFLSSAETFHTPSLGDEEFEIPPISLDPDSALTVSDVVSQFGELSDTGPSDSGVAPGNAVVEGDDPSFASTFVNAPSQGLEHLSLGVMNQSGGGALLGSSLGMDLGHPISSQFSSSSPVTIDVPLGDMSQGLLGSNQLTTIDQSELSAQLGLGLGGGNILQRSHSPEHPLSATASPTSSLQDDDMDDFRRSVLVESPVSLAVSPGVISLDPSMSDSPFSTLTASMSPAFVQKTGRAGGKTPKPQKDPNEPQKPVSAYALFFRDTQAAIKGQNPNATFGEVSKIVASMWDSLGEEQKQVYKRKNEAAKRDYLKALAEYKAGHSSQAPIEVMDTAPSPPPPAPSVTAAPAPTLAPRPTRSQHYNPEENTITNICTSNIILDLPQVTTRSRTGANKPQPLPAAPNPPTVTKIIIKQTQLPSGAVSVTATAASSPRQPPPLQQMQSTPPPPRLQQMVHAQAPPPLQAKPRGGGAAAATAPPPLQIKVVPSLRQSDSITPIIMAAGGETPTSPTLMMELGQSAAVVTGREEVTDVEEGMEVEVNVAPGPSLTPASSPNTCMRAGCTNPAVESTDWDKDYCSNECVATHCRDVFMAWCAIRGRNFTTVT